One window of Nymphaea colorata isolate Beijing-Zhang1983 chromosome 1, ASM883128v2, whole genome shotgun sequence genomic DNA carries:
- the LOC116251407 gene encoding probable carboxylesterase 17, with product MADEKGGESKQVVEELPGLITLYSDGSVVRYEPSDPHSPIYSIPPSTAATPADFSSYDITLYPATNVWARIFFPPGVTSGEPAAPFPIVLHFHGGGFCLGSPSWRMYHTTVGQFCISSGAIWVSVAYRLAPESRLPAGFLDCQEAFDWLRQLPNSPQPDDSPAALLRRLGDFGRVFLAGDSAGGNFAYHVVLQSIREGTTHSQAFRVRGLLLLHPGFIREERSESERNGSERALVDIDSVEVGARMALPAGETQDYFLLNPAVPNSREAALPPSLVFIGGEDIFRDRQAEFCGKMADEGQAVEVVRQEGMGHCFFLNEKFRSSAEAVDLLERVVAFIRCTET from the coding sequence ATGGCAGatgaaaaaggaggagaaagcAAGCAGGTTGTCGAGGAGCTCCCCGGCCTCATCACTCTCTACTCCGACGGATCGGTGGTTCGCTATGAACCATCTGATCCTCACTCCCCAATTTATAGCATTCCCCCTTCGACGGCCGCCACCCCCGCCGACTTCTCCTCTTACGACATCACCCTCTACCCCGCCACCAACGTCTGGGCTCGCATCTTCTTCCCTCCGGGGGTCACCTCCGGCGAACCGGCAGCCCCTTTTCCTATCGTCCTCCACTTCCACGGCGGAGGCTTCTGCCTCGGCTCCCCTTCGTGGAGGATGTACCACACGACGGTCGGTCAGTTCTGCATTTCTTCCGGTGCAATTTGGGTGTCCGTCGCGTACCGTCTCGCCCCGGAGAGCAGGCTGCCTGCCGGGTTCCTCGACTGCCAGGAGGCCTTCGATTGGCTCCGTCAACTGCCGAACTCGCCGCAACCCGACGATTCCCCCGCGGCCCTCCTCCGCCGGCTCGGCGACTTCGGGCGCGTCTTTCTCGCCGGCGACAGCGCGGGCGGAAACTTTGCCTACCACGTTGTGCTGCAGTCGATCCGGGAAGGAACGACGCACTCCCAAGCGTTTCGAGTCAGGGGCTTGCTCCTGCTGCACCCTGGGTTCATACGGGAGGAGAGGAGCGAATCGGAGAGAAACGGTTCGGAGAGGGCTCTGGTGGATATCGACTCGGTGGAGGTGGGGGCGAGGATGGCGCTGCCGGCGGGGGAGACTCAGGACTACTTCCTGTTGAACCCGGCGGTGCCCAACTCCAGGGAGGCGGCGCTGCCTCCGAGCTTGGTGTTCATCGGAGGGGAGGACATCTTCAGGGATCGGCAGGCGGAGTTCTGCGGGAAGATGGCGGATGAGGGGCAGGCGGTGGAGGTGGTGAGGCAGGAGGGGATGGGCCACTGCTTCTTCCTGAACGAGAAGTTCCGAAGCTCTGCAGAGGCTGTGGACCTCCTGGAAAGGGTGGTCGCCTTCATCCGATGTACTGAAACATAA